CGATGCTGATCCAGGCCGCGGCCGCGATCAGCGCGAAGCTGACCGGCGTGGCAATACGGACGACATCGAAGTTGGTGATCCCCTGCGTCATCTGCACGATCGCCAGCACGTGCACGATGAATTGCAACAGCAGTGCGGTCGCCATCACCACCAGCACATTCGCGCGGTGCTGTAGCGCCGTGCGGCGCCATAACACCGAGGCCACGAGAATTACGATGAGTTCAAGCGTGGCATGCACATGCAGAATCGCGAACGGGCGCACGGCGATGCCACTGCCACCGACCATCCACAGGCCGTACCACGTCACGAGTAGCCCCGCCACGCCAACGGTGCCGATATCGAGCAACAGCTTCGCGCGATCCACCGCGCTTCGTGGCGCACTGGGCAGACACAGGAAGGCCGACAGCAGCACGATTTCCGCCGCGACCGGTGTGATCATCACCGCGAGATCGGCGGCGTCCGGCGACATGGGACGCAGCACGAAGTCGATCGCGACGCGGGCGATCGGAAAAATCGACAGGGCCGCCGCGATGACCTTCCAGAACCGCCGCGTGCCTCGGTCGAACGACAACTCCCCGCCGGCACGCCAGGCACAGACGATTGCCGCGAGGGCCACGACCTGCGGTGCCAAGCTACGCACCCAACTGCCGCGAGCGACCCCCGGCGCGCCGAGCGCCAGCCAGGTGGTGACCAGCGCGGTGTATCCGATCAGGGCCGCCAAGAGCAGGCGGTCCCAGGAGGCCCCAAATACCGGACCTCCAATCACCGGGATGCTGTCGAGCGATCGCCGGAGATTGGTGGTCAGGTAGCTGCCCGATCGACGCGAGCCGGCGTCGGCGGGTGAGGGCATGGCAGGCAGGGTCGGAGTGTGTCGAGGGATTCCCAAAACAGGGACGTCCCTCGGGTCCGAGCCGTCACGCAGCCGGTAAAGTCACCGAGGCGTCAGGGGGCAAGGGCCGCGGCCCTCGCGGACCCGGCTTGCGCAGAATGAAGCGCAACGCGAACAGGACCACGAAGACCGCTGCATAGAGGATCGGCTCGGCGAGATCCTTCTTGACTGCCCACAGGTAATGCACACAGCCGGCGACCGCCGACACGTACACCAGCCGGTGCAGCTGATTCCACCGCTTGCCGCCCAGTTTCCGGATAGACGACTTGGTCGACGTGAGCGCCAGCGGGATCATGAGCACGAACGCCAGCATCCCGACCGTGATGTACAGGTGCTTGAGGATGTCCTTGACGATCTCCGGCCAGTCGAAGAACTGGTCGAGCACAATGTAGACGCTCAAGTGCCCCATCGCCCAGAAGAAGGCGGCCAACCCCAGAAAGCGACGCTGGGCGACCATCCAGCCCCAACCCGTGAGCCGCATGAGCGGGGTCACGGCCAACGAGGCCGCGAGCAGTCGCAACGCCCACTCCCCCGACGCGTGCTCGAGCGCTTCAAT
This region of Gemmatimonas groenlandica genomic DNA includes:
- a CDS encoding sulfite oxidase heme-binding subunit YedZ, with the translated sequence MRSMLARAESPIRRLIRPALWLLVIVPAIVLVAQLFLDQLGAEPIEALEHASGEWALRLLAASLAVTPLMRLTGWGWMVAQRRFLGLAAFFWAMGHLSVYIVLDQFFDWPEIVKDILKHLYITVGMLAFVLMIPLALTSTKSSIRKLGGKRWNQLHRLVYVSAVAGCVHYLWAVKKDLAEPILYAAVFVVLFALRFILRKPGPRGPRPLPPDASVTLPAA